The Halopelagius longus genome has a segment encoding these proteins:
- a CDS encoding alkaline phosphatase family protein → MDGSRGTDLTTLLVGIDAGCQSVVEPLFEAGDLPNLRSVFRGGVGGPLESQIPPWTASAWPSMYTGKNPGKHGIFGFLHFDGYEEDVVNATRVREPSLWELLDHHGLTSVVVNVPVTSPPKSFDGALVPGYVAPENPPCHPEGLLEDVRDELGEYRVYADVDETKDEATYRSLVRSRGEAFRYLADRFDPDFGFVEFQQTDSVFHEHPGDEELVRAVYRAVDEQVGQILDACDPDNVVVASDHGMGPYDRYEFRVNEFLRDEGYVEATQGGEGMPSWVKIRENRLHGGSEEEPAAGDDEDGRSPLEVAVSTAARFGLTTERVATALRKVGLDSVVARVVPEGVQSAGMSHVSFPESKAYMRDLIELGVRINLEGREPEGTVPQERYEDVRDELIEALSSVRTPDGDPVFEDVARREKYFYGPEAENAVDVVTVPSNFDHYLSAQLYGEQFGDPTEPWNHKRFGIVAARGEAVDESAGVRGAHLFDVAPTVLATFGLPADVRMDGDPLDAVEAAGETEYPDFDSRETVETDDDAVEKRLSDLGYLDN, encoded by the coding sequence ATGGATGGGAGCCGCGGAACCGACCTGACGACGCTCTTAGTCGGTATCGATGCGGGCTGTCAGTCCGTGGTAGAACCGCTCTTCGAGGCCGGCGACCTTCCGAACCTCCGGTCGGTGTTTCGGGGCGGCGTCGGCGGACCGCTCGAATCCCAGATTCCGCCCTGGACGGCCAGCGCGTGGCCCTCGATGTACACGGGGAAGAACCCCGGTAAGCACGGCATCTTCGGATTCCTCCACTTCGACGGCTACGAGGAGGACGTCGTCAACGCGACTCGGGTCCGCGAACCGTCCCTGTGGGAACTCCTCGACCACCACGGGCTGACGAGCGTCGTCGTCAACGTTCCGGTGACCTCTCCTCCGAAGTCGTTCGACGGGGCACTCGTTCCGGGCTACGTCGCGCCCGAGAACCCGCCGTGTCACCCCGAGGGCCTCCTCGAAGACGTCCGCGACGAACTCGGCGAGTACCGGGTGTACGCGGACGTAGACGAGACGAAAGACGAGGCGACGTACCGCTCTCTCGTCCGGTCGCGCGGCGAGGCGTTCCGCTACCTCGCCGACCGGTTCGACCCCGATTTCGGTTTCGTCGAGTTCCAACAGACCGACTCCGTGTTCCACGAACACCCGGGGGACGAGGAACTCGTCCGCGCGGTGTACCGCGCGGTGGACGAACAGGTCGGCCAAATCCTCGACGCCTGCGACCCGGACAACGTCGTGGTGGCGAGCGACCACGGGATGGGACCGTACGACCGCTACGAGTTCCGCGTCAACGAGTTCCTCCGCGACGAGGGCTACGTCGAGGCGACGCAGGGAGGCGAGGGGATGCCCTCGTGGGTGAAGATACGCGAAAACCGCCTCCACGGCGGTTCGGAGGAGGAACCGGCCGCGGGCGACGACGAAGACGGCCGGAGTCCGCTCGAAGTCGCCGTTTCGACGGCGGCGAGGTTCGGACTCACGACGGAACGAGTCGCCACCGCCCTGCGCAAGGTGGGCCTCGACTCCGTCGTAGCGCGCGTCGTCCCGGAGGGCGTCCAGAGCGCAGGGATGTCCCACGTCTCCTTTCCCGAGTCGAAGGCGTACATGCGCGACCTGATCGAACTCGGCGTCCGCATCAACCTGGAAGGCCGGGAGCCCGAGGGAACGGTCCCGCAGGAGAGGTACGAGGACGTGAGAGACGAACTGATCGAGGCCCTCAGTTCGGTTCGGACGCCCGACGGCGACCCCGTCTTCGAGGACGTGGCCCGCCGCGAGAAGTACTTCTACGGCCCGGAAGCGGAGAACGCGGTGGACGTGGTGACCGTCCCCTCGAACTTCGACCACTATCTCAGCGCGCAGTTGTACGGCGAGCAGTTCGGCGACCCGACCGAACCGTGGAACCACAAGCGGTTCGGCATCGTCGCCGCGCGGGGCGAGGCGGTGGACGAGTCGGCCGGGGTGCGCGGAGCGCACCTGTTCGACGTCGCACCGACGGTTCTGGCGACGTTCGGGCTTCCGGCGGACGTGCGGATGGACGGCGACCCGTTGGACGCGGTGGAGGCCGCCGGCGAGACGGAGTACCCCGACTTCGACTCCCGCGAGACCGTCGAAACGGACGACGACGCCGTGGAGAAGCGTCTCTCCGACTTGGGGTACCTCGACAACTAA
- a CDS encoding lipid II:glycine glycyltransferase FemX, whose translation MADLAFRAHDSIDAVNENQWNHVVEHSTNGSVFHRYEWLKAVEDSLDYEPRHVTVEKKGNPVAVFPNFVTDIDLPSVSSLFENTPLSSVGDAATAMPSLEEAPLRRVISATPGYGGPAITTNEEEVLELLMESVDEICDGNVLNHVIKAKETEYMRYGKFLAKQGYQPKLTDCRFEIDLTYDWDDIEANMAKERRKAVRKGRESGTTVREVDLTTDELRETYRQYRANMTRVRGHVYPFEFFERLAEEIPDRTKIFAAEADGEDVGRYVYFLDDERDTLHYYFPAIGDESNFEHYPSERLHEHAIKWGKERGYNYYDFGSTGSTFKDGVFRYKEKYGGRPIPTLQWEKGQSPLLWGAYKLARSAYRKKAY comes from the coding sequence ATGGCAGACTTAGCGTTCCGAGCACACGACAGCATCGACGCGGTGAACGAAAACCAGTGGAACCACGTCGTCGAACACTCGACGAACGGGAGCGTGTTCCACCGCTACGAGTGGCTGAAAGCGGTGGAGGACAGCCTCGACTACGAACCGAGACACGTCACCGTCGAGAAGAAGGGGAATCCGGTCGCGGTGTTTCCGAACTTCGTCACGGACATCGACTTACCGTCCGTCTCGTCGCTGTTCGAGAACACGCCGCTCTCGTCGGTCGGAGACGCCGCCACGGCGATGCCGTCGCTCGAAGAGGCACCGCTCAGGCGGGTCATCTCCGCGACGCCGGGGTACGGCGGCCCGGCGATAACGACGAACGAGGAGGAGGTCCTCGAACTCCTGATGGAGAGCGTCGACGAAATCTGCGACGGGAACGTCCTCAACCACGTCATCAAGGCCAAGGAGACGGAGTACATGCGGTACGGGAAGTTCCTCGCAAAGCAGGGGTACCAGCCCAAACTGACCGACTGCCGCTTCGAGATAGACCTCACGTACGACTGGGACGACATCGAGGCGAACATGGCCAAAGAGCGGCGCAAGGCGGTCAGAAAGGGCCGGGAGTCGGGGACGACGGTCCGGGAGGTGGACCTGACGACCGACGAACTCAGAGAGACGTACCGCCAGTACCGGGCGAACATGACGCGCGTCCGCGGCCACGTCTACCCCTTCGAGTTCTTCGAGCGACTGGCGGAGGAGATTCCCGACCGCACGAAGATATTCGCCGCCGAAGCCGACGGTGAGGACGTGGGTCGGTACGTCTACTTCCTCGACGACGAACGCGACACGCTCCACTACTACTTCCCGGCCATCGGCGACGAGTCGAACTTCGAGCACTACCCCTCGGAACGCCTTCACGAACACGCCATCAAGTGGGGGAAAGAGCGGGGGTACAACTACTACGACTTCGGGAGCACCGGATCGACGTTCAAAGACGGCGTGTTCCGGTACAAGGAGAAGTACGGCGGGCGACCGATTCCGACGCTCCAGTGGGAGAAGGGACAGTCGCCGCTGCTTTGGGGCGCGTACAAGCTGGCGCGGAGCGCCTACCGGAAGAAAGCATACTGA
- a CDS encoding lipid II:glycine glycyltransferase FemX: protein MSIEIEEIGRDEYGTWDSYVEQSPNSNLFHQSKALELQSEFSGAELHALVGYKGQEPVGLFPLFEMEKGPFTAVFSPPPKLWIPRQGPALLNMQKLKRRKQERRLKRFIDGCVEWLDENVDHDYAEIRTAGDYHDARPFKWNGSEVTPEYTYVVDLTVGEDDLLGQFSSDARSNIRNTDEDSYTVEEGTVEDVDRILEQVRDRYEAQGKAFNMVRGFGRSLYEALPEGQIRPYVCRSDGEYLTGILAFEYDGRTHRWQGGVKPDFDVDIPTNDLLDWHIMSDAMDRGLDQYDLVGAGNPRLNEYKSKFGPELELFYDIEHGSRPATVLVDLYRRFA, encoded by the coding sequence ATGAGCATCGAAATCGAAGAGATAGGCCGAGACGAGTACGGTACGTGGGATAGCTACGTCGAGCAGTCGCCGAATTCGAACCTGTTTCACCAGTCGAAGGCGCTGGAGCTCCAATCGGAGTTCTCCGGGGCCGAACTGCACGCCCTCGTCGGGTACAAGGGACAGGAACCGGTCGGTCTGTTCCCCCTCTTCGAGATGGAGAAGGGACCGTTCACGGCGGTGTTCTCACCGCCGCCGAAGCTGTGGATTCCCCGTCAGGGGCCCGCGCTTCTGAACATGCAGAAACTGAAGCGCCGGAAGCAGGAACGCCGCCTCAAGCGCTTCATCGACGGGTGCGTGGAGTGGCTCGACGAGAACGTCGACCACGACTACGCGGAGATTCGAACCGCGGGCGACTACCACGACGCTCGTCCGTTCAAGTGGAACGGGAGCGAGGTCACACCCGAGTACACGTACGTCGTGGACCTGACCGTCGGCGAGGACGACCTGCTGGGGCAGTTCAGCAGCGACGCCCGCAGCAACATCCGCAACACCGACGAGGACTCCTACACCGTCGAGGAGGGGACCGTCGAGGACGTAGACCGCATCCTCGAACAGGTGCGCGACCGGTACGAGGCGCAGGGGAAGGCGTTCAACATGGTCCGCGGGTTCGGCCGGAGCCTCTACGAGGCGCTCCCGGAGGGGCAGATTCGCCCCTACGTCTGTCGCTCCGACGGCGAGTACCTCACGGGTATCCTCGCGTTCGAGTACGACGGGCGGACCCACCGCTGGCAGGGCGGCGTCAAGCCCGACTTCGACGTGGACATCCCCACCAACGACCTGCTCGATTGGCACATCATGAGCGACGCGATGGACCGCGGCCTCGACCAGTACGACCTCGTCGGCGCGGGTAACCCGCGACTCAACGAGTACAAATCGAAGTTCGGACCCGAACTCGAACTGTTCTACGACATCGAGCACGGTTCCCGACCGGCGACGGTGCTGGTCGACCTCTACCGGCGGTTCGCCTAA
- a CDS encoding DegT/DnrJ/EryC1/StrS family aminotransferase, with amino-acid sequence MFVSTEPTVRLRWLDGRDPGVPSWFADDEWVPAGRKELYAYGRTGAYAFLENLDLSEGTALVPAYVPESAVWPFRKAELDVEYYPISESLSYPFDEVADRIREVRPDVVLFAHYLGFADPNFRRLVDVSREVGAAVIEDCSRAAFSRDADGRLLGSTGDAALYSLHKTLPAPNGGLLVTRDAAPVPPTDQVSEMSDLLTLAATTAIDSVDARPFVRSLNGNGAYHTFEYYYGKICDPPAEAWPPKLPGWISNVGFTHTSPPDVQRTRRDLYERLRTRLEEIEELTVLTPEAHEGACPFGVAVRLPGGHERREKLYQSLRKRGLPVTRYIWPLEEGRRVLEAYSATNVLRTSTLVFPVHHQMPDGTVDCLVSATESELSSVGRSNVGPSAVERP; translated from the coding sequence ATGTTCGTATCTACCGAACCGACTGTTCGTCTCCGTTGGCTCGACGGCCGGGACCCGGGGGTTCCGTCGTGGTTCGCCGACGACGAGTGGGTCCCGGCGGGTCGAAAAGAACTGTACGCGTACGGGCGGACGGGCGCGTACGCCTTTCTGGAGAATCTCGACCTGAGCGAGGGGACGGCTCTCGTCCCGGCGTACGTCCCGGAGAGCGCGGTCTGGCCGTTTCGGAAGGCGGAGTTGGACGTGGAGTACTACCCGATTTCGGAGTCGTTGTCGTACCCGTTCGACGAGGTGGCCGACAGAATCCGGGAGGTCCGACCGGACGTCGTCCTGTTCGCCCACTACCTCGGCTTCGCCGACCCGAACTTCCGGCGACTCGTGGACGTCTCCCGCGAAGTAGGTGCCGCCGTCATCGAGGACTGCTCGCGGGCCGCGTTCAGTCGGGACGCCGACGGACGGCTGTTGGGGTCCACCGGCGACGCGGCGCTCTACAGCCTCCACAAGACGCTTCCGGCGCCGAACGGGGGGCTCCTCGTGACGCGCGACGCCGCGCCCGTGCCGCCGACAGATCAGGTGTCGGAGATGTCCGACCTGCTGACGCTGGCGGCGACGACGGCCATCGACAGCGTCGACGCCCGGCCGTTCGTCAGGTCGCTCAACGGAAACGGCGCGTACCACACCTTCGAGTACTACTACGGCAAGATATGCGACCCGCCGGCGGAGGCGTGGCCGCCGAAGCTCCCGGGGTGGATATCGAACGTCGGCTTCACCCACACCTCGCCGCCGGACGTGCAACGGACGAGGCGCGACCTGTACGAACGGCTCAGGACACGTCTGGAGGAGATAGAGGAACTGACCGTCCTGACGCCCGAAGCGCACGAGGGGGCCTGCCCCTTCGGCGTCGCGGTACGACTCCCGGGCGGACACGAGCGTCGAGAGAAGCTGTATCAGTCGCTTCGGAAGCGCGGGTTACCCGTCACTCGGTACATTTGGCCGCTCGAAGAAGGAAGACGCGTTCTGGAGGCGTACTCGGCGACGAACGTCCTCCGCACCTCGACGCTCGTCTTCCCCGTTCACCACCAGATGCCCGACGGAACCGTTGACTGCCTCGTCTCGGCTACCGAGTCCGAACTCTCCTCCGTCGGTCGGTCGAACGTCGGTCCGAGCGCGGTCGAACGCCCGTAA
- a CDS encoding flippase, whose amino-acid sequence MSRSIVKGFLSIFSGKMLTSVISIVALPFVVRVLGPDGYGDYAFLLSVFSVMMIFFSSGVTEGVQKFAAEERDFEEWRSNVVGFYLKLATGLAALGVVCVVGVTRLGIVERQLGARFDLYFYLLAALVVAAQYRAFARRTLMGFGLEEYSEPLRVVGKILLFGTGLGLGYFFGFGVEGFLLGNILGDAVVAVIGLWIILNRVSIREVVSRTAESVSRNELLTFNVLNIALVLLVMSLYHTDIIMMRMFLGSEETGYYRAALSIAEYIWFVPIALQALLLHSASTLWSNEEYARISSLTTRIIRYTALLAVVMSIGVAVLADRFVPYYYGADFVPMIRPLLFLLPGVVGFALARPIYAVSQGNGDLKPIIVATSGSAALNLVLNYLLIPRFGMIGAATATSIGYGSMLLMHVGCARHLGYYPLKDFRAPRILAAGAIAAPVIYAADWVLASDMAALAVVPVVGFVVYAVASLAVGAVSVEEVLNVLSYFPSPIDNWSQSVQQWRQE is encoded by the coding sequence GTGAGTCGGAGCATCGTCAAGGGCTTTCTCTCGATATTCAGCGGGAAGATGCTCACCTCCGTCATCTCCATCGTCGCCCTCCCCTTCGTCGTCCGCGTTCTCGGCCCCGACGGGTACGGGGACTACGCCTTCCTGCTGTCGGTGTTCTCCGTGATGATGATATTCTTCAGTTCGGGCGTCACCGAGGGGGTCCAGAAGTTCGCCGCCGAAGAGCGAGATTTCGAGGAGTGGCGGTCGAACGTCGTCGGGTTCTACCTGAAGCTCGCGACCGGACTGGCCGCCCTCGGCGTCGTCTGCGTCGTCGGCGTCACGCGACTCGGCATCGTCGAACGGCAACTCGGCGCGCGCTTCGACCTGTACTTCTACCTCCTCGCCGCGTTGGTCGTCGCCGCGCAGTACCGCGCGTTCGCGCGACGGACGCTCATGGGGTTCGGCTTGGAGGAGTACTCCGAACCGCTCCGCGTCGTGGGCAAGATACTGCTCTTCGGCACCGGACTCGGACTGGGGTACTTCTTCGGGTTCGGCGTCGAGGGGTTCCTCCTCGGCAACATCCTCGGCGACGCCGTCGTCGCCGTCATCGGACTGTGGATAATCCTCAACCGGGTGTCGATCCGGGAAGTCGTCTCGCGAACCGCCGAGTCGGTGTCGCGGAACGAACTCCTGACGTTCAACGTCCTGAACATCGCGCTCGTCCTGTTGGTGATGTCGCTGTACCACACGGACATCATCATGATGCGGATGTTCCTGGGGAGCGAGGAGACGGGGTACTACCGCGCCGCCCTCTCCATCGCCGAGTACATCTGGTTCGTCCCCATCGCGTTGCAGGCCCTGTTGCTCCACTCCGCATCGACGCTCTGGTCGAACGAAGAGTACGCCCGAATCAGCTCTCTGACGACCCGTATCATCCGGTACACGGCGCTTTTGGCCGTCGTGATGTCCATCGGCGTCGCCGTCCTCGCGGACCGGTTCGTACCCTACTACTACGGTGCCGACTTCGTGCCGATGATTCGACCGCTCCTGTTCCTGCTTCCGGGCGTCGTCGGGTTCGCCCTCGCGCGGCCGATTTACGCCGTCAGTCAGGGGAACGGCGACCTGAAGCCCATCATCGTCGCAACCTCCGGGTCGGCGGCACTGAACCTCGTGTTGAACTACCTGCTCATCCCCCGGTTCGGGATGATAGGCGCGGCGACGGCGACGAGCATCGGGTACGGGTCGATGCTCCTCATGCACGTCGGGTGCGCCCGACACCTCGGCTACTACCCCCTGAAGGACTTCCGCGCGCCGCGCATCCTCGCGGCGGGCGCTATCGCCGCGCCCGTCATCTACGCCGCCGACTGGGTGCTCGCGAGCGATATGGCGGCGCTCGCCGTCGTCCCCGTCGTCGGATTCGTCGTCTACGCCGTCGCGTCACTCGCCGTCGGCGCGGTCAGCGTCGAGGAGGTGCTGAACGTCCTCTCGTACTTCCCGTCGCCCATCGACAACTGGTCTCAGAGCGTCCAACAGTGGCGCCAGGAGTAA
- a CDS encoding DUF7120 family protein, with product MPVVEVSLPDELLSEFEHLVDEEFVTEEQAVEELISMGIDAYNVDVVDDSPPGDDFMEGAENNLFDTADDPGNIEDDRL from the coding sequence ATGCCCGTTGTCGAAGTGTCGCTCCCCGACGAACTGCTCAGCGAATTCGAACACCTCGTCGACGAGGAGTTCGTGACAGAGGAACAAGCGGTAGAGGAACTGATAAGCATGGGTATCGACGCCTACAACGTCGACGTCGTCGACGACTCGCCCCCCGGTGACGACTTCATGGAGGGAGCCGAGAACAACCTGTTCGACACCGCAGACGACCCCGGAAACATCGAAGACGACCGCCTCTGA
- a CDS encoding NAD-dependent epimerase/dehydratase family protein, which yields MLESKLEGASVLVTGGAGFIGGHIAETLADRADVAVLDDFSTGTEGAVPSSVETFEADVRDADAVEDAVAGRDVVFHEAAIVDVAQSVETPRPCHDVNVDGTLNVLEAAREHDARTVVASSAAIYGAPTSTPIDESEPTDPASPYGIDKLAVDYYTRRYHDLYGLDTVALRYFNAYGPGQSAGDYSGVIDVFFEQARAGEALTVHGDGEQTRDFVHVDDIVQANLLAATTDDVGEAYNVGTGTSVTITELAEEVKATVGSDSSVVHTDPRDGDIRRSCADIARARRKLGYEPTVSLGDGLSTLAEDE from the coding sequence ATGCTCGAATCGAAACTGGAGGGCGCGTCCGTTCTCGTCACCGGCGGCGCGGGGTTCATCGGCGGCCACATCGCCGAGACGCTGGCGGACCGGGCCGACGTCGCCGTCCTCGACGACTTCTCGACCGGTACGGAGGGGGCGGTTCCGTCGTCGGTCGAGACGTTCGAAGCCGACGTCAGGGACGCCGACGCCGTCGAGGACGCCGTCGCGGGGCGCGACGTGGTGTTCCACGAGGCGGCCATCGTCGACGTCGCCCAGTCCGTCGAGACGCCGCGTCCGTGTCACGACGTGAACGTGGACGGGACGCTGAACGTGTTGGAGGCGGCGCGCGAACACGACGCTCGAACGGTCGTCGCGTCGAGTGCGGCGATATACGGCGCGCCGACGAGTACGCCGATAGACGAGTCAGAACCGACCGACCCCGCGTCCCCGTACGGCATCGACAAGCTCGCGGTGGACTACTACACGCGCCGGTATCACGACCTGTACGGACTCGATACGGTCGCACTCCGGTACTTCAACGCCTACGGGCCCGGGCAGTCGGCGGGCGACTACTCGGGCGTCATCGACGTGTTCTTCGAACAGGCGCGCGCGGGCGAGGCGCTGACCGTCCACGGCGACGGCGAACAGACGCGCGACTTCGTCCACGTCGACGACATCGTGCAGGCGAACCTGCTGGCCGCGACGACGGACGACGTCGGCGAGGCGTACAACGTCGGCACCGGCACCTCCGTCACGATAACCGAACTCGCCGAGGAGGTCAAAGCCACCGTCGGGTCCGACTCGTCCGTCGTCCACACCGACCCCCGCGACGGAGACATCCGGCGAAGTTGCGCCGACATCGCACGGGCGAGGCGAAAACTCGGCTACGAACCGACCGTCTCGTTGGGCGACGGCCTCTCGACTCTCGCCGAGGACGAGTGA
- a CDS encoding metallophosphoesterase, with translation MSSDSDTARLAPTRRTVLGALGAGAGLTAFGSALGSAQSSDHWTIVVLPDTQIYAKRQSPYAGDQTQWIADNRDSENIAFVTHAGDVVDHGDVDAEWKHMDKAFSALDGTVPYSVVPGNHDWAVMADRTSSSAKYKEYFGPSRYQGRSWFGGAGPTTDNQNRENLNTYQLFSAGGHDFLHLGLEWEPPGSTDDPSTPLGWAQQVLDNNPDRPTILTTHSYLKVGGERAKSVQEKNGYGNAGQTVWEELVAPNPQVFMVVGGHWHSGNDGESHRVSTNDSGGKVYEILANYQDRTNGGYGLLQRVEFRPGGGDPDRIQVRTYSPSRDEFEKDGDSEYGFDLSFEERFGTSGGDAAGGDVDGDGDVDDDDVELVQRSVAGEDVGIDESAADVDGDGDVDIGDVVSIRDATEGGK, from the coding sequence ATGAGCAGTGATTCCGATACCGCCCGGTTGGCCCCGACGAGACGAACGGTTCTCGGAGCGCTCGGGGCCGGTGCCGGGTTGACGGCGTTCGGTTCGGCGCTCGGTTCCGCTCAGAGTTCGGACCACTGGACCATCGTCGTACTACCGGACACGCAGATTTACGCCAAGCGCCAGTCCCCGTACGCGGGCGACCAAACGCAGTGGATAGCCGACAACCGCGACTCCGAGAACATCGCCTTCGTGACTCACGCCGGCGACGTGGTCGACCACGGCGACGTCGATGCGGAGTGGAAGCACATGGACAAGGCGTTCTCGGCCCTCGACGGGACGGTTCCGTACTCCGTGGTTCCGGGGAATCACGACTGGGCCGTTATGGCGGACCGGACTTCCTCAAGCGCCAAGTACAAAGAGTACTTCGGCCCCTCGCGGTACCAGGGTCGAAGCTGGTTCGGCGGCGCCGGACCGACTACCGACAACCAGAACCGGGAGAACCTCAACACCTACCAGTTGTTCTCCGCGGGCGGGCACGACTTCCTCCACCTCGGACTGGAGTGGGAACCGCCGGGGAGCACGGACGACCCGTCGACGCCCCTCGGATGGGCGCAGCAGGTACTCGACAACAACCCGGACCGACCGACGATACTCACCACGCACTCGTACCTCAAAGTTGGCGGCGAACGGGCGAAGAGCGTTCAGGAGAAGAACGGGTACGGTAACGCCGGTCAGACCGTCTGGGAGGAACTCGTCGCGCCGAACCCGCAGGTGTTCATGGTCGTCGGCGGCCACTGGCACAGCGGAAACGACGGCGAATCACACCGGGTCTCGACGAACGATTCCGGAGGGAAGGTCTACGAGATACTGGCTAACTACCAGGACCGGACGAACGGCGGGTACGGTCTCCTCCAACGCGTCGAGTTCCGACCGGGAGGCGGTGACCCCGACCGCATCCAGGTGCGCACCTACTCGCCCTCTCGGGACGAGTTCGAGAAGGACGGCGACAGCGAGTACGGTTTCGACCTCTCCTTCGAGGAGCGCTTCGGAACGTCCGGCGGCGACGCCGCCGGCGGCGATGTCGACGGCGACGGCGACGTCGACGACGACGACGTTGAACTCGTCCAGCGGTCGGTAGCCGGCGAGGACGTGGGTATCGACGAAAGCGCGGCGGACGTCGACGGCGACGGAGACGTCGATATCGGCGACGTCGTCTCTATTCGGGACGCGACGGAGGGTGGCAAATGA
- a CDS encoding cohesin domain-containing protein, which yields MKRANALVVACALVVLVGALPVAVTSAGSASTTAITLGDSATVTDDSGEQTVTMTVRADATGVRGYQANVTFDPSVVQVQSVSKSEDFAKPVANVNNEAGWVSFNQIRSSETDGPALATITFTVTGDAGASTEISFVEEDTKFADGSGETFSPQAYNGVEVTVDDSTPTSTPNGTSTVTSTPNGTATPNTTATPNVTSTPNTTSTPNGTSTATSTPTDTPSSTPTSTETSEDGGDGDAVADEANSGGNGGNDNVNSGGGGGGDVNSGGDDDDDDDGGDAGGGGDSGSVSTGEPSLAVTNVTLNTSSPVEGRPVTVSAVVENTGDADGKLDTQVYVDENATEANRTVEVAAGEQREVNFSLQFDSPGTHTVAVGNASVGNVSVQAANATDTPSSTATEASPETADSTVTQSATATSAEESPASAATETVTESTSGEETSGSVPGFGFGITVGTLVTLAGWAGMRRRRDT from the coding sequence ATGAAACGCGCGAACGCGCTCGTGGTCGCCTGCGCCCTCGTCGTTCTGGTGGGTGCCCTACCTGTGGCGGTCACCTCGGCGGGATCCGCGTCGACGACGGCGATTACGCTCGGAGACAGCGCCACCGTCACCGATGACTCCGGCGAACAGACGGTAACGATGACCGTCCGGGCGGACGCGACGGGCGTGCGCGGCTATCAGGCGAACGTCACCTTCGACCCGAGCGTCGTACAGGTGCAGTCGGTCTCGAAGAGCGAGGACTTCGCGAAACCGGTCGCGAACGTGAACAACGAGGCGGGCTGGGTCTCGTTCAATCAGATCCGCTCGTCCGAAACTGACGGCCCGGCACTGGCGACGATTACGTTCACGGTGACCGGCGACGCGGGCGCTTCCACCGAAATCTCGTTCGTCGAGGAGGACACGAAGTTCGCCGACGGAAGCGGCGAGACGTTCTCGCCGCAGGCGTACAACGGCGTGGAGGTGACCGTCGACGATTCGACGCCGACGTCCACCCCGAACGGGACGTCTACGGTCACGTCCACCCCGAACGGTACTGCTACGCCGAACACGACCGCCACGCCGAACGTGACGTCTACACCGAACACGACGTCTACGCCGAACGGGACGTCTACGGCCACGTCCACCCCGACCGATACGCCCTCTTCCACCCCGACCTCTACGGAGACTTCGGAGGATGGCGGTGACGGCGACGCTGTCGCCGACGAGGCGAACAGTGGTGGAAACGGAGGTAACGACAACGTGAACAGCGGTGGCGGAGGCGGCGGCGACGTCAACAGCGGCGGAGACGACGATGACGACGACGACGGCGGAGACGCCGGGGGCGGCGGAGACAGCGGTTCGGTCTCCACCGGCGAACCCTCGCTTGCCGTCACGAACGTGACTCTCAACACGTCGTCGCCGGTCGAGGGTCGCCCGGTGACCGTCTCGGCCGTCGTCGAGAACACCGGCGACGCCGACGGGAAACTCGACACGCAGGTGTACGTCGACGAGAACGCGACCGAAGCGAACCGGACCGTCGAGGTGGCGGCCGGAGAACAGCGCGAGGTGAACTTCTCGCTCCAGTTCGACTCGCCCGGGACGCACACCGTCGCAGTCGGTAACGCCTCCGTCGGCAACGTGAGCGTCCAAGCGGCGAACGCGACGGACACTCCCTCGTCCACGGCGACGGAGGCGTCACCCGAAACGGCGGATTCGACGGTGACCCAGTCTGCGACGGCGACGTCCGCGGAGGAGTCCCCCGCGTCGGCCGCGACCGAGACCGTAACCGAGTCCACCTCGGGCGAGGAGACGTCCGGGTCCGTACCCGGGTTCGGGTTCGGCATCACCGTCGGTACCCTCGTCACCCTCGCCGGATGGGCGGGGATGCGGCGTCGGAGGGATACCTGA